GATTTCGAAGTTTTTGGGATAGTACAAGGTAGGAAATGTCCTGATTATATAAATAGATGAAATTGATTGTAATTGTGTCCACTTCTCTACACTACAGGGGTTTTCTTCAGGAAGGTAACATTTTCAAATAGAACTAATAATATGTAGGGGACCTCTTTAAATTGGGAAGAAAACGGTTTGTCGTAGTGTACTCCAATTATTGTCTATACAAACTATCGAGGTATGAAATCTCTTCACCCCTTAAAACTGCCTCTTTTTGGTTGCAGTACACACAGAAGCAGGCAACGAGCTTGGGACTGAAAGGATGGTGCAAGAATACTCGTGATGGAACCGTCAAAGGACAAATAGAAGGGGAAGTAAAATCCATGAATGAAATGTAAGTCGCTCATCGATAAAGATATCAAATGAATTAAACTTTAGAATCTAAGAAATGGTTTTTTATGTTGTAGGAAGCATTGGCTGCAAACGAAAGGAAGTCCTACCAGTCGTATTGATAAAACAGTTTTTAGTGAAATGAGGGAAATATCGAAGTTATCATTTAACGATTTTTCAATCAAGCATTGAAATAGAAACCATGACATGTACATTGTTttaatatattgtataatttttTAATTCGTACTCTTTGtgttttgcttttttatttttctttgtaAAATATACCCGAGCAGGGgaaaataactcaataatacctcTATCttttattgataccatactctgttatgaactagccttgcataagaggtagaataccaaaaaaataatttgcaaaatacttaaggcataacatgcttaggtatttcaataccaaacaaataataatttgtggagcgtttggtattgaaatactcAAGCATGTTATGCCCAAagtatattaatttttggtattatgttttggtattttacctcttatgcaaggctagttcataccaatttctgttatcgaggtcgtcactcctgctcgggtatattgtcggcgtagcaccaagttagaattcggaagtcgggacttccgaaccgaactttcttccgaagttttatctgtcaaactagttgatgcgttgtttagcgcatcttaaggcgaatctagcgcactacttccgaagttgggaaagttgcctgtatctggagaaaaatccaacttcggtataaaaagcggtataaatttgttccggatagacaatactgTGAATGGTATTCAGACTACAAGCTTTATCG
The nucleotide sequence above comes from Armigeres subalbatus isolate Guangzhou_Male chromosome 3, GZ_Asu_2, whole genome shotgun sequence. Encoded proteins:
- the LOC134219570 gene encoding acylphosphatase-2-like; protein product: MLQICMTCFVILAVPIVATDCVFQSSRTGRLDSANECLLIPRSVSHPESQSSEMAGKLFACDFEVFGIVQGVFFRKYTQKQATSLGLKGWCKNTRDGTVKGQIEGEVKSMNEMKHWLQTKGSPTSRIDKTVFSEMREISKLSFNDFSIKH